A region of the Methylobacterium nodulans ORS 2060 genome:
CACCCTTGCGCGTTTTTTGTCTTTGGGCTGCCGCCGCGCCAAATCCGGCCGATTAGGCCGGTGGCGGGACGATCTCCTCCTCTGCCGATGAATGCGGCAGGACGGCCTTAAGGAGCGGCCGTCCGATCTTCAGCCTCTACTTCAGCCAGCTGTCGACTGTCGCGCGATTTTCTGCGATCCACTTCGCGGCCGTCTCGGACGGCTTCGCACCCTTCTCTTCGTTCTCTGCCATCACGGTTTCTTCGTCCTTGATGGTCAGCTTGAACTTCTGGAGTATCCTGTAGACCTCGGGCATGTCATCCTTGAGCCCTTTGCGGGCCAGGGTGTTCACGGTCTCTTCCTGACCGAACGCCCCCTTGGGATCGGCGAGGTATTTCAGATCGTAGCGCGCGAACATCCAGTGCGGCGTCCATGCGGTGACGACGATGTTCTTCTTTTGTCTTATCGAATCTTTGAGCGCGCTCGTCATCGTGGCATCGCTGCCGTCAACGAGCTTGACCGGAAGCTTGTATGCCTTGATCGCCTCTTCAGAGCTTCTCATGACGCCGGCACCGGGATCGATCCCGATGACCTTGCCATCGACTTCGGATGCCTTCGACTTCAGATCCTCGATCGAATTCAGATCGGAATAGGCCGGGACCACCCAGCCGATCTTCGCACCCGTCACATTGGGGCCGATGAGATCGACGCGGTTCTTGAGTTTCGCATAGTAGGCGCCCTGCGTGGTCGGAAGCCAAGCTGCAACGCTTACATCCGCATCGCCGTTCGCCACTGACTGCCACATGGCCGCAGCGGCGAGTGGGATCGTCTTCACCTGGTAGCCCTTCTCCTCAAGAACGAGCTTGAGAATGTTGGTGGCAACCACGGCATCGGCCCACTCTACGTAGGCAATCCTGACCTGTTTGTCTGCCGCTTCGGCAGATCCCTGAACCAGGGTCAGGCAGAGGAGAGTCCCGAGCACCTTTGCACGCATCGGTCGAACCTTCATTTCATCGAAAGAGGACGGGTACGACTTGCACTGCCCTTGCGTTTGCCCGTCCAGTCGGATCAGGCATGGCTCGCAAGTCTTTGTGTTCTCCCGCATCTTGGCGCCGGATCGGCATCTGCCTGGGCGGGAAGCTCTCTAGAGCCGCCGACCTGATTGCATCAGGTCGGCGGCTCTGAGTTCTTGATTTTTCGCGCTCCCTGACGCCGAACCGGCATCCACTTCGGCAGGGAACGCTCCTACGCCGTGCCGTGGGGACGTGCTCGGGCCGCGAGGGCCTGGGTCACCCGGTCCAGGATGACCGCAACGATCACGATCCCGATCCCTGCTTCGAAACCTGCACCGGCTTCGAGCCGTTGGATCGACTGCCAGACCTCCCGGCCGAGACCACCTGCCCCGATCATCGCCGCGATGACGACCATGGAGAGGGCAAGCATCATTGTCTGATTGACGCCGGCCATGATGGTCGGGAGCGCCAGCGGAAGCTGAACTTTGAACAACTTCTGAGCCGCCGAGCCGCCGAAGGCATCGGACGCCTCGACCAGTTCGGTGGGCACGCCCCGTATGCCGAGAGCCGTGAGCCGGATCACGGGCGGTACGGAGAAGACGATCGTCGCGAAACACGCCGACACGGCGCCCAGCCCGAAAAAGGGAAGAGCGGGGATCAGATAGACGAAGCTCGGCAGCGTCTGCATCATGTCGAGCAGCGGCGAGAACAGCCGCCAAGCGCGTCGGCTGAGCGCACAGCAGATTCCCACCGGGATGCCGATCACCAGAGCCACGACAGTTGCGAGCGTCACCAGGACGAGCGTCTCGACGGTCGACTGCCAAAGCCGCAGGTTCCAGAGAAACAGGAGGCCCGCCAGTGTCAGCACCCCGATCTTCCGGCCTCCGATACGGTAGGAGACCAGCGTGGCGATGCCGATGCAGATCCAGGGCGGGAGCGATACGAGCGCGGTCGTGAAGCTGTCGATCCAGTCGGAGATGTTGCGGCTGACGGCCCGGGTCAGCCAGCTCCCATGGTCTGTGAGCCAGCCGAGAACATCATCGCTGATCGCATCGAGGGGGAATTTGGGGACGTTCCACTCCATTGATCCGCTCCTGCCGGGTTCGGGCATGTCACAGGGCCCGTGTGACGAATTCCATGGGCGGCGCCAGGTCTGGACGCCAATGCCCGCACGATGTCGCGGCTCGCCACGCGTCCGATCAGGCGCCCGTCGCGCGCGACGACAGCCACGGCCCCTTCGACTGCCACCTGCTCCAAAATCGTTTCCAGGCGAGCGTCCGCCTCCACGGCGCCGACCCCGAGGTCGAGCAGGGAGGAGACGGTCTCCGTGGAGCGGGCTGCGCCGAGTTTGTTCGCGAAGACACGGCCGACGAACCGGCCGTCGTCGTCGGCGACGAGCCACGCATCGTCGGCCGTGGCTGCGGTCGCCGCTCTGGCCTCTGCGACCGTCTGCGTGGAAGCAAGAACGACGCTCGAACGGTCGGCAACCTGTTCCGCTTTGAATACAGCGGCGACGTCGATATGCTCGACGAACCGCTCAACATACTCGTTCGCGGGGCGAGCGACGATCTCCTCGGGCTGCCCGATCTGGACCACCTCGCCGTCCTTCATCAGGACGATGCGGCCGCCGAGCGATATGGCTTCGTCGAGATCATGAGAAACGAAGACGATCGTCTTCCTCAGCTTCCGCTGGAGTTCCCGCAACTCAGCCTGCATGTCGCGCCGGATGAGAGGGTCGAGAGCGCTAAAGGCTTCGTCCATCAGGAGAATGTCCGCATCGGCGGCCAGCGCCCTCGCAAGTCCTGCGCGCTGCTGCATCCCGCCGGAGAGCTCATGCGGATACTTGCTGTCCCAGCCCTTCAGGCCGACGAGCTCAATGGCTTGCATCGCCCGCTCGATGCGCTGCCTGGCCGGAACTCGTCTGATCTCGAGGCCGAAGCCGACGTTTCCGAGGATCGTCCGGTTCGGAAGGAGCGCAAAGTGCTGGAACACCATGCCGAACTTCTTCTGGCGGAATGCCAGAAGCTCCTTGCGGCTGAGCTTGGTGACGTCTACGTCGTCCACGACGATCTGTCCGCAGCTCGGCTCGACCAGTCTGTTCATGCAGCGCAACAGAGTCGACTTTCCCGACCCCGAAAGACCCATCAGGACAAGAATTTCTCCTTCGGTGATATCGAACGAGATGTCGCGCAGGCCGACGACAGCGTTGCATGTCGCAGCAATTTCGTTCTTACCTTTTCCTTTTGCGATGAGGTCGAGAGCCTCGGCGCAGTTCGCCCCAAATATCTTGCTGACGCCCACGAGAGACAGTCGGCCCATGCGTACACTCCCTATCGATTCGGCGCCTTGCGGGAAGACTTTCCGCCTTCAGCAATCCGACAGGTTTTTATCTAGGACTATCAAAAAGTAGCGAGTGGCCGCCGGCCGGCTTGTCCCATTGCGACAGTTTTTTGGTAGGCGCCGACACGTGTGGAAGTTTAGTACCGAAAACTCGTGCTGCAGCGCAAAATTGCCTGCATTTTCAGCACCAATGCAAATGGATTTTGCAAAATATGTCCCATTGCCGCCCAGGAGGGTCAGCCCATAGCAGCTCTCCAGGAGCTATCGGCAAAACGGAAGCTTAGCTTGGGTCGGTTCTCCGCCCATTCACGTCTGGAACCTGTGCGGCAGAGTGGCGCGCCGTGCTTGGCTTATGGCCTCTGCTTTGAAGAGGGCTGACATGACCATCCTGGACAGCACGCACGGCCTGCCAGCGCCGCAGACGCTCGGCCCGCCCGAGGAGCGGGACTTCATCGTGCGGGCCGACCGCCGCAGGATGTCGTTCACCGGCACGGGGATCGCGGAGGAACTCCTCTCGCCGAACCTGAGCGGTCCGCTGGAGGTGCTGCTCTGCACGATCGCCCCCGGCTCCGACGGCGACTTCTACAGCCACGACGGTATGGAGGCGGGCTTGGCGCTCGCCGCCACGCTCGACCTGTGGATCGGGGAGAAGATGTTCCGCCTCGCGGTCAGCGACAGCTTCTCCTTACAGCAGCACGGGGCGGCATCGCTGCGCCAATCCGGGCGAGGTCGAGACCAAGGTCGTCTGGATCATCACGCCGCCGCACGACTGACCCGGCGGGCGGCGCGCGCGGCCGAGCACGGCCCGTCCGGACTGGCCGCGCGCGCGAGCTCAGGCCGCGCGCGCGAGGGCGTCCCCGAGCATCGACGCCATGGCGTCGATCTGCGCGCGCTCGGTGATGAGGGGCGGCGAGAGGGCGATGACGTCCCCGGTGACCCGGATCAGCAGGCCCTTCTCGAAGCAGTCGACGAACACCGCGTGGGCGCGCGACCCCGGCGCCCCGGCCCGCGGCGCGAGTTCGATTCCCGCGACGAGCCCGATCGTGCGGATGTCGATCACGTGGGGGGCGCCGCGCAGGACGTGCATCGCCTCGTGCCAATGATCCTGCAGCGCCGCCGCCCGGGTGAGCAGGCCCTCCTCCTCGTACACATCGAGCGTCGCAAGGCCCGCCGCGCAGGCGACCGGATGGCCGGAATAGGTGTAGCCGTGGAAGAGCTCGATCGCGTTCTCCGGCCCGGTCATCAGCGCGTCGTGCACGGCGCGGCTGGCGAAGACGGCGCCCATCGGGATCGTGCCATTGGTCAGGCCCTTGGCCGTCGTCACGAGGTCCGGCGTCACGCCGAAGAAGTCGGTGGCGAAGGGCGCCCCGAGGCGGCCGAAGCCCGTGATCACCTCGTCGAAGATGAGCAGGATGCCGTGCCGCGTCGCGATCTCGCGCAGGCGCTCCAGATAGCCCTTCGGCGGCACGAGGACGCCCGTGGAGCCCGCCACCGGCTCGACGATCACCGCGGCGATCGTCTCGGCCCCGTGCAGGGCCACGAGCCGCTCGAGGTCGTCCGCGAGGTCCGCCCCGTGCTCGGGCTGCCCTTTCACGAAGGCGTTGCGGGCGAGGTCGTGCGTGTGCCGGAGATGGTCGGTGCCCGGCAGGAGCGGGAAGGCGCGGCGGTTGTTGACGAGGCCGCCGACCGAGATGCCGCCGAAGCCGACGCCGTGATAGCCGCGCTCGCGGCCGATCAGGCGCGTGCGCGTCCCCTGCCCGATGGCGCGCTGGTACGCGAGGGCGATCTTGAGCGCCGTGTCGACGGATTCCGAGCCCGAGCCGGTGAAGAACACGCGGTCGAGGCCGCCCGGCGCGATAGCGCCCAGCCGCTCGGCGAACGCGAAGGCGATCGGGTGGCCCATCTGGAAGGAGGGCGCGTAGTCGAGGGTTGCGAGCTGGTGCTCCACCGCCGCGGCGATGCGTCGGCGCCCATGCCCCGCGTTGACGCACCACAGGCCTGCCGTGCCGTCGAGAACGCGGCGGCCATCCTCGCTCGTGTAGTGCATACCCTCTGCTGCAACCAGCAGGCGCGGGGCCGCCTTGAACTGACGGTTGGCCGTGAAGGGCATCCAGTAGGCGTCGAGGCTCGGTCGGTTGGCTCGGGTCTGGGCAGGCATGGCGGCGGTCTCCGTGTCGTGGTGCGGACCACCCGCAGACACCCTGTTCCGAGAGCCCCAACAAGTCCTTTTCTTTGTCGGCATAACCCTTTGACATTGCTTGTGCACGCGCGGCAATGTTGCGAGAACCGCAACAACCTGAACGGGAACCGCATGACGAACGACGGTGTGGGAGCGCGGCTGCGCTACGTGCGGCTCCGGCACGGCCTGTCGCAGCGCGCGCTCGCCAAGAAGGCCGGGGTCGTGAATTCGACGATCTCGCTGATCGAGTCCGGCAAGGCCAATCCCTCGGTCGGGGCGCTCAAGCGCATCCTCGACGCGGTGCCAATCGGCTTGGCGGAGTTCTTCTCTCTCACGCCGGACCGGTCCGAGAAGGCGTTCTATGCCAGCGAGGAACTGGTCGAGATCGGGAAGGGGCGCATCTCCTACCGCCAGGTCGGCGATGCCCTGTTCGGTCGTGCGCTGCAGCTGCTCAAGGAGCGCTACGAGCCGGGCGCGGATACCGGGCGCATCCCGCTCGCCCATGACGGCGAGGAGGGCGGCATCGTGCTGTCGGGGCGGCTCGAAGTGACGGTCGACGACGAGCGACGCATCCTTGGGCCCGGGGACGCGTATTACTTCTCAAGCCGCCGCCCCCACCGCTTCCGGTGCATCGGCCCACTACCATGCGAGGTCGTTAGTGCCTGCACTCCGCCCAGCTTCTAATTGAAGCCGATCTCAACCCTCGCAACTCGACGGCAAATGAATGTTTGATCGCGATATAGGTTTTCGATCGAGCGTCAACGCGACTTTTTAATACCTAATGACTAACATAGAAATTAAGTTCTTCGGCATTTGCTTGAGACGACATTGACCCGTCTTTCTCATAGTGACCGACGAAGAATCAAAATACGCAGAAGATGATCGATAATCCAGAATTGAGTTGTTATACCAACGGTCCTTGAAAAGGACCGCTGGTTCCGGTCTCGCATTGTCGCCAAGCCTCGTCTCAAAGCCTTTGGCTTGGTGTCGACACTTCGAGATGGGTCAACGGCCCGATGCGTGAGCATGCGCGTCAGCATCTCGGGCCGTCGGTGTCAGTTCGCCACCGGCCGGGTTCACCCTGACGGATGAAACCGTGGCTGAATGAGCACTCCCGTTCATGGCACCCAACTCCGGCCCTCATGCTGAAGTGCGGGGCGGCTGCCACCCACGTCGGTTTCTATTCAGGTCTTGCAGTCACGCGCTCCCTTGCGCCTAACCGGCATCCACTTCGGCGGGGAGCGCTCCAGGCGGCCGCTAATTTCGGTAGTCGGGCTCCTGGCGATCCAAGGTCCTGCGAAGACTTTGAAGATGGAGCTTGGCGGATTCCGCGTCTCCAGCCCTCATCTGCCGCGCCGTGGCTTCGGCAATCTCCTTCGAGACAGGGACAATCCGCCGACCCGTCGACAGCGCAAGGCATTGTACTTCGCACGCCCGCTCAAGGTAATAGAGGTCGTCCCAGGCCTCGGCAATAGTGGGAGCCAGTACCATCACGCCGTGATGCTTCATGAAGACGATGTCGGCATCGCCAATCGCGGCCGCGATGCGGTCGCCCTCCCGTTCGTCGAGTGCGAGGCCGTTGTAGTCCCCATCGACGATCGTACGGCCGTAGAATTTCAGAGCCGTTTGGCCCGCGAAGACGAGCGGATCGCCTTCGACCATCGTGAGCGCCGTCGCGTAAGGCATGTGCGTGTGGAAAGCGACGCGAGCGCGCGGCACGTTCTTGTGTAGCCGGGCGTGGATGTAGAAGGCCGTCGCCTCCGGCTCGCCCTCGCCCTGCACGACATTGCCGTGGAAATCGCAGATCAGGAGCTTCGAGGCCGTCACCTCGCGGAAGGCATAGCCATAGGGGTTTACCAGAAACAGGTCGTCGTGCCCCGGCACCATGGCGGAGAAGTGGTTGCAGATGCCCTCGTGCATGCCGAGCCGGTCCGCGAAGCGGAAGCAGGCGGCGAGGTCGATGCGTGCCTGCATCACCTCGTCACTGTCGAGCGCGGGACGGTTCAGGCGATCGGCCGGAACCGAAGCGACAGGAGCAGGGTCTCGGTTGAGAGAATGGGCCATGGTTGCCTGCGGGGTTCGGCTCGGGATTCAGGGCTTGGTCTCCTCCGGCGCCTCGGCCGGAGGAGATGAGGGTGCCTGCGGCGTCCAGCTGCCCTTTGGGGCGCCGTTCGTCAGGTATGACAACACCATGTCGACAATGTGTGCCTTCCGATGCACGAGGTTCTGGGGCGCCTTGAGATCCCGCTCGAAGAGGAGCGAGAGCGTGAAGCGGTTCGACAGATAGAAATAGCCGAGCGCCGACATGGAGATGTACAGCTCGACCGTATCGACGTTCGGCCTGAACACACCCTGCCGCACTCCCTCGTCGAGGATCGAACGGATCGTGTCAGAGAGGCGGTTGTAGAGCGCCCGTATGATGGGCGACTTGGAGATGTGCTTGCCGCGATGCAGGTTCTCCGTGTTCAGCATCACGATGATGTCGGGCTCGTCGATGAAGACCTGGAAGGTGCTCTCGCAGAGCCGCCGCATCGCCTCGACGGGATCAAGGCCGGCGAGCGGGACGTCGCCCTGGCGCCGACGCAGCGTCTCGTATGTCCGCTCCAGGACGCGGATGTAGAGATCCTCCTTGGAACCGAAATGGTGATAGAGGAGGTTCTTGCTGATCTTTGCCCGGTCGATGATGGCATCGACGCGCGCACCGTCATACCCCTTGCGGGCGAATTCCGCCTGGGCTGCCAGGAGGATGCGCTCCTGAGTCTGGATCGAATCGCGCTTGCGCGGCTGCTCTTTCACGTCGTGCTTGGGCTCTGTCGGCGGGACCGCGAACATCGTGGACCTCACGCCGCTTTAGCCTGGGGCCGCGGGGAAACGAAAGGCGCGCAGCGCTCGACGGCAATCCGCGTCGTCTCCGCGCCGTCGCGCAGCCACCAATCGAGTTTCGAGAAGATCTCAATCTCGAACGGGCCATCGTAGCCGATCCGATCGAGCACCGCCCGGTAGCCGGCGATGTCGATGACGCCGTCGCCCACCATGCCACGGTCCTGATAGACGTCCCGCGTCGGGACGAGCCAGTCGCAGAGGTGGAAGGTCAGGATACGGTCCGGTCCGGCCTTCTCCAAGCCTGCGATGAAGTTCGGATCCCACCAGCAATGATAGACGTCGGCCACGATACCGGCCCCGGTGCCCAGCAGCTCGCAGAGATCGAGGCAATGCGCGAAGGTCGAAAGGCACGAGCGGTCCGCCGCGTACATGGGATGCAGCGGCTCCAGCCCGAGCGCCACGCCGACCGAGCGTGCATAGGGCAGAAGCTCGGCCAGCGCCTCCGCCACGCGGCGGCGCGCGGCTGCGAGGTCGCGCTCGCCCGTGGCGAGGCCTCCCGGAACAACGACGAGGGTCTTCGCGCCGATCTCCGCCGCCATGTCGAGCCGGCGACGGTTCTCCGCGAGAGCGGCCCGGTAGGCGGTGGAGTCGGCGAGGTTCACCCAGGCCGTCGTGCACAGGCAGGGCACGAAGAGCCCTGCCTCACGGATCAGCCGCGCGGCGGCCGCGGTGCCGGCATCGTCCACGTACTGGACCCAGGCCCCGATGCCTCGCACACCGGCTCTGGCATAGCCGTCGACGGCCTGCGCGAGCGTCCAGTCGCGGGTCGTGATCTGGTTGATGGCGAAGCGGGAGAGATCCGGACGAGACGTGCTCACGCGGCGCTCCTCGTACCTGTGCCGCGCAGGCGTGCCGTCGCGACGTCATCGACGGCCCCCTCTCGGATGACGACGCCGAAGCCCTCGCGCGCGAAGCGCTCGGTCACCTTTCCATCGATCACGTCCTCCAGAACCCGGGCCGGATCCCGCGCGTGGGGATTGCCGTAGCCGCCGCCGCCGGCCTGTTCGTGGCGGATGACGTCGCCCTTCCGGACCGTACGGGTGATCTTGCTCGGCAGTACCTCGGCGGTCCCCGTCTCAGCTTTCGTGAGGATGTTGCGCGAGGCCAGGCCAGGTTCCCCGCCGAAGAGGCCGTAGGGCCTGGTCGTGTAACGGTCCGTGCGGAGCTGCATGACCGCCTCATCGGCGAGGAGGCGGTATTGCCGGACGACGCCGATGCCGCCGCGGTTCCGGCCGGCTCCGCCCGAATCTGGGCGAAGCGCATATTCCTCGATCATGAGCGGATAGGTCGCCTCCATGATCTCGACCGGCATGTTGGACATGTTCTGCGAGGGATTGGTGATCGCGTCGATTCCATCCTTGCCGGCGCGGGCACCGAGCGCCCCGTTGATCATATCGACGACGATGAAAGGCTCCCGCGTCTCCTTGTCATAGCCGCCGAGGCAGACGACCGAGTTGCCGCCCTCGCCCGCCGCCGAGACGCGGTCGGGCACGATCTGGGCCAGCGCTCCGAGCACGGTGTCCACGACGCGGTAGCCGGTGAGCGCCCGCGCCGCGACGGGAGCCGGGAAGTCGGGGTTGAGGAGCGAGCCCTTGGGTGCGCGGATGTCGATGCAGCGATACAGGCCTGCATTGTTCGGCACATCCGCATCCAGGGTGCAGCGAACAGCGAGATAGGTCGCCGACTTCACGAAGGAGAGCGTTGAGTTGATGGCCCCCCGCACCTGCGGCGAGGACCCGGCGAAGTCGACGATCAGACCATCGCCCTCGACCGTGACGGCGACCCTGATCGGGATGGGCGCCTCGTCGAACCCATCGCCATCGATGTAGTCCGTGAAGCGGTAGGTTCCATCGGGCCAAGCTGCGAAAGCCCTGCGGGAGAGTCGCTCACCATAATCGAGAAATTCTTCGAGAAAGCCCTCGAGTTGTGCGATCCCGTACTTGTCGACGAGGCGCAGCAATTCGCGCTCACCCAGCGCGCAGGTCGCGAGCTGCGCGTCGAGATCGCCGATCACAAGGTCGGGCAAGCGGACGTTCTTCGCGATGATGTTGAACAGCGTCTTATTGCGGACACCCTTGTCGAGGAGCTTCAGCGGCGGGATGCGCAAGCCCTCTTGGAAGATCTCGGTCGAGTCGCTCGCGTTCGAGCCCGGCACCCTGCCGCCGACGTCGCAATGGTGGCAGATCACGACCGAGAAGCCCACGTGGCGTGGTCCGGCGAAGATCGGCTTGAACATGAAGATGTCCGGCAGGTGCATGCCGCCATCATAGGGATCATTGAAAATGATGACGTCGCCGGGATGAAGATCGTCTCCGTAGTGGCGCATGAGCGCCTCCATGGCGTCCGGCACCGCGCCGAGATGCAGCGCGACCGTCTTCGCCTGGGCCAGGATGCGTCCTTTCGCGTCGCACATGGTGGTCGAGTAGTCGAGCACGTCGCGCACGATGGGCGAGCGGGCGGTCCGCATGACCGTGTAGGCCATGTCATCGACGATGGATTCGAGGGCGCTCTTCAACACCGCGAAGGTGATCGGATCGATTCGCTTGCTCATGACAGGCTTCCCTCGGCGAGCGTGATGAGAAGGTTCCCGTGCGGATCCGTGACGGCGGACGCATCCGGCGGAACGAGGACGGTCGAGTCCGCCCCCTGGAGGATGGCCGGCCCCTCGACGCGGCCCCGCAGGGTGGCACGGTCGTAGATCGGCGTGTCGATCCAGCCGCGCTCCGGCCCGAAATAGACCTCGCGGCGCTCGCTCGGGCCGGGAGCGGCTTCGACGCTCTCCTGCTTGTGCCGGAAGTCGAGCTTGCCCGGCCGCAGGCCCCGCCCGATCAGGCGCAGGCTAACCGTCTCAATGATGTCGTCAGAGGCGTAGCTGTAGATGGCGCCATAGGCAGCGAGGAAGGCCACGCGCAGGCTCGCCGCATCGGCTGCCTCACCGAAGGGCACGGCGAGCGACATCTCCTGGCCGCGGAAGCGCATGTCGAGTTCGGGCTGGAGGGAGATGTCCTCGTCCGCGACCCCTTCTCGGAGAAGCCGCTCGCGCGCCTCGGCGGCAAGCTCGTCGACGATCCGGCGCGCGCCTTCGAGGTCGATGCCGTCCAGGCGGCCGGGAAGTGGGCGGATCAGGTAGTGCTCGACGTCGCCGGCAAGCATGCCCATGGCCGTGAAGACCCCCGGCGAGGCCGGCACGAGAACGCGCGGCATCGACAGGAGCCGGGCGATGTCGACGGCGTGGACCGGGCCGGAGCCGCCGATCGCCACGAGCGTGAAGTCGCGCGGATCGACCCCGCGCTCGACCGTGACTGCCCGGATGGCGCGGGCCATGTTGGCGTTCACAACCTCGCGCACGCCGTAGGCCGCCGTTGCGGCATCCAGGCCGAAGGGCTCGGCGAGGTCGCGCGCAATGGCAGCCTCCGCCATTTCGCGCGAGAGTTTCCGAGAGCCGCCCGCGAGGGTATCCGGCAGATAGCCGAGATAGAGGTTCGCGTCGGTGACGGTCGGCTTGTCGCCGCCGATCCCGTAACATGCGGGGCCCGGGTCGGCGCCAGCCGAGACCGGCCCGACCTTCATGAGCCCGCCCTCATCGACATGCGCGATCGAGCCCGCGCCGCTACCGACCTCCGCGACGTCCACGGTCGGCACGCTCATCATGTAGCCGCCCGCCTTGATGAAACGGCTCGGCGTCGAGATGCCGGCCCGGAATTCGTATTCCGACACCCGCATCAGATGACCTCCCTGGATGAGGGAGGCTGAGGCGGTGGTTCCGCCCATGTCGAAGACGACGAGATCGCCTTCCCCGAGCGCCTCGCCCAGGCGGCCTCCGCCGACGACGCCCGCCGCGCGGCCTGACGAGATGAAGAAGACGGGCTTCGCCCGGGCCATCCCCGACGAGGCGAGCGCGCCGTTGGAGTTGCAGACGAGGAGGGGCGCCGAGACGCCGATCGAGCTGAGACCCCGCTCGAGCCGCGTCAGATAGGCCTCCAGCACCGGCCGCACATAGGCGTTCACGACCGTCGTCGAGGTGCGCTCGTACTCCTTGGCCTCGGGCAGGACCGAGACAGAGGTCGTCACCTGCAACTCGGGCACATGCTCGGCGAGCAGCGCCTCAGCCCGGCGCTCATGCTCCGGATTGCGGTAGGAACTCAGGAAGCAGATCGCAACAGACTTGATCCCCTCCGCTGCGAGTGCGCGACCCGCCTCGATCAGTTCCGCCTCGTCGAGCGGCGTGTGGATCGCACCCGAGGCCGTGATGCGCTCCGCAACCTCGCGGCGATGGCGCCGCGGCACGAGCGGCCGCGGCTTCTCCCATTGCAGGTCGAACATGCCTGGCGTCCGCAAACGCCCGATCTCGAGCACGTCCCTGAAGCCGCGGGTTGTGATGAGGCCGGTCGGAGCACCAACCTTTTGCAGCAGCGTGTTCGATCCGACCGTAGTCCCATGCACGACTTCGCCGACCTCGGAGGCCGGGATGCCCGCTTGGTCGAGGATCTCGCGCACGCCAGTGAGCACGGCCTCCTCTGGCGCCGCAGGCGTCGAGGAAACCTTGCGCTGGAAGGTCCGCCCTGCCGCAT
Encoded here:
- a CDS encoding glycine betaine ABC transporter substrate-binding protein produces the protein MRAKVLGTLLCLTLVQGSAEAADKQVRIAYVEWADAVVATNILKLVLEEKGYQVKTIPLAAAAMWQSVANGDADVSVAAWLPTTQGAYYAKLKNRVDLIGPNVTGAKIGWVVPAYSDLNSIEDLKSKASEVDGKVIGIDPGAGVMRSSEEAIKAYKLPVKLVDGSDATMTSALKDSIRQKKNIVVTAWTPHWMFARYDLKYLADPKGAFGQEETVNTLARKGLKDDMPEVYRILQKFKLTIKDEETVMAENEEKGAKPSETAAKWIAENRATVDSWLK
- a CDS encoding ABC transporter permease — its product is MEWNVPKFPLDAISDDVLGWLTDHGSWLTRAVSRNISDWIDSFTTALVSLPPWICIGIATLVSYRIGGRKIGVLTLAGLLFLWNLRLWQSTVETLVLVTLATVVALVIGIPVGICCALSRRAWRLFSPLLDMMQTLPSFVYLIPALPFFGLGAVSACFATIVFSVPPVIRLTALGIRGVPTELVEASDAFGGSAAQKLFKVQLPLALPTIMAGVNQTMMLALSMVVIAAMIGAGGLGREVWQSIQRLEAGAGFEAGIGIVIVAVILDRVTQALAARARPHGTA
- a CDS encoding quaternary amine ABC transporter ATP-binding protein — translated: MGRLSLVGVSKIFGANCAEALDLIAKGKGKNEIAATCNAVVGLRDISFDITEGEILVLMGLSGSGKSTLLRCMNRLVEPSCGQIVVDDVDVTKLSRKELLAFRQKKFGMVFQHFALLPNRTILGNVGFGLEIRRVPARQRIERAMQAIELVGLKGWDSKYPHELSGGMQQRAGLARALAADADILLMDEAFSALDPLIRRDMQAELRELQRKLRKTIVFVSHDLDEAISLGGRIVLMKDGEVVQIGQPEEIVARPANEYVERFVEHIDVAAVFKAEQVADRSSVVLASTQTVAEARAATAATADDAWLVADDDGRFVGRVFANKLGAARSTETVSSLLDLGVGAVEADARLETILEQVAVEGAVAVVARDGRLIGRVASRDIVRALASRPGAAHGIRHTGPVTCPNPAGADQWSGTSPNSPSMRSAMMFSAGSQTMGAG
- a CDS encoding aspartate aminotransferase family protein, which encodes MPAQTRANRPSLDAYWMPFTANRQFKAAPRLLVAAEGMHYTSEDGRRVLDGTAGLWCVNAGHGRRRIAAAVEHQLATLDYAPSFQMGHPIAFAFAERLGAIAPGGLDRVFFTGSGSESVDTALKIALAYQRAIGQGTRTRLIGRERGYHGVGFGGISVGGLVNNRRAFPLLPGTDHLRHTHDLARNAFVKGQPEHGADLADDLERLVALHGAETIAAVIVEPVAGSTGVLVPPKGYLERLREIATRHGILLIFDEVITGFGRLGAPFATDFFGVTPDLVTTAKGLTNGTIPMGAVFASRAVHDALMTGPENAIELFHGYTYSGHPVACAAGLATLDVYEEEGLLTRAAALQDHWHEAMHVLRGAPHVIDIRTIGLVAGIELAPRAGAPGSRAHAVFVDCFEKGLLIRVTGDVIALSPPLITERAQIDAMASMLGDALARAA
- a CDS encoding cupin domain-containing protein; this translates as MTNDGVGARLRYVRLRHGLSQRALAKKAGVVNSTISLIESGKANPSVGALKRILDAVPIGLAEFFSLTPDRSEKAFYASEELVEIGKGRISYRQVGDALFGRALQLLKERYEPGADTGRIPLAHDGEEGGIVLSGRLEVTVDDERRILGPGDAYYFSSRRPHRFRCIGPLPCEVVSACTPPSF
- a CDS encoding aldolase; the protein is MAHSLNRDPAPVASVPADRLNRPALDSDEVMQARIDLAACFRFADRLGMHEGICNHFSAMVPGHDDLFLVNPYGYAFREVTASKLLICDFHGNVVQGEGEPEATAFYIHARLHKNVPRARVAFHTHMPYATALTMVEGDPLVFAGQTALKFYGRTIVDGDYNGLALDEREGDRIAAAIGDADIVFMKHHGVMVLAPTIAEAWDDLYYLERACEVQCLALSTGRRIVPVSKEIAEATARQMRAGDAESAKLHLQSLRRTLDRQEPDYRN
- a CDS encoding TetR/AcrR family transcriptional regulator; the protein is MFAVPPTEPKHDVKEQPRKRDSIQTQERILLAAQAEFARKGYDGARVDAIIDRAKISKNLLYHHFGSKEDLYIRVLERTYETLRRRQGDVPLAGLDPVEAMRRLCESTFQVFIDEPDIIVMLNTENLHRGKHISKSPIIRALYNRLSDTIRSILDEGVRQGVFRPNVDTVELYISMSALGYFYLSNRFTLSLLFERDLKAPQNLVHRKAHIVDMVLSYLTNGAPKGSWTPQAPSSPPAEAPEETKP
- a CDS encoding sugar phosphate isomerase/epimerase family protein, giving the protein MSTSRPDLSRFAINQITTRDWTLAQAVDGYARAGVRGIGAWVQYVDDAGTAAAARLIREAGLFVPCLCTTAWVNLADSTAYRAALAENRRRLDMAAEIGAKTLVVVPGGLATGERDLAAARRRVAEALAELLPYARSVGVALGLEPLHPMYAADRSCLSTFAHCLDLCELLGTGAGIVADVYHCWWDPNFIAGLEKAGPDRILTFHLCDWLVPTRDVYQDRGMVGDGVIDIAGYRAVLDRIGYDGPFEIEIFSKLDWWLRDGAETTRIAVERCAPFVSPRPQAKAA